The Acidobacteriota bacterium genome includes the window TGCAGGCGCTGGATGCCTATGACAAGGAGACGGGCGGCAAGCCTACCGTCGAGGGCGCCCTGCGCGCGTTTCTTGATACCGATCTCGAACTCTACAGCCAGGGCGGCGAAGGCTGGAAGAATTACGGCGCGCTCGGCGCCCTGTCTTCGAACACGCCGTATGGCGCCGAACTGATGGATCTCAACTTCGATCCTGTTGTCCTTCGTCTGATCAAACTGCTGAAGGTCGCCCTGCCGGACTGTCCGGAAGAAGACCTCTTCTGGGGCTACCATTTCGTGACGGGCGCCCTGATGCTGACGCTCGGCCGCACCGGACGCATCGATCGCCTGTCCGGCGGCCTCTGCAAATCCGACGATTTCGAAGCGATCAAGGAACGCATGGCGTCCTTCATGGCAGCGGGCTTCATCGAACTCAACGAGCGCAAACGGCCGCGCTAGTCTGGCGCGCCTGAATTTCCGAAAGAAGGCGCTCATTTCGAGCTGACGGATCGCTGCGTCTGGACCGCAACCAACAGCGGAACACGCA containing:
- a CDS encoding TetR/AcrR family transcriptional regulator; translation: MTQQVSAKRKSSKAEQRAETTENILNEAEYLFSQVGFHGVTLKDVAARVGVHHTLLHYYFSDKKTLYEEVLARRAGVTSTLRMQALDAYDKETGGKPTVEGALRAFLDTDLELYSQGGEGWKNYGALGALSSNTPYGAELMDLNFDPVVLRLIKLLKVALPDCPEEDLFWGYHFVTGALMLTLGRTGRIDRLSGGLCKSDDFEAIKERMASFMAAGFIELNERKRPR